From one Cynocephalus volans isolate mCynVol1 chromosome X, mCynVol1.pri, whole genome shotgun sequence genomic stretch:
- the LOC134368185 gene encoding melanoma antigen preferentially expressed in tumors-like, with protein MDKNAPATLLDLAVRSLLSNERVAIHALEELPRVMFAPFFTAAFLGGHKKVLREMVRIWPYPCLHVGTLRVRESQYDNFEAMIDGLQILPAQNSSSWAPKLRILDLSQNPGCRTTCSEIRTTFPFCFHSCVHSQHSIVKTEETPQRVRCPGTVNSESEPQSSREPVELLVNISLDSTWRTGRFLSLLRNKVEQSFGSLHLCCRVLQFDGRLAHEHILQLLDMGCIGHLKVDDIYLSQVTTLLAQMTHLHSLSMSHIRFTSCVRRRFGTFLTHLGQMNTLQQIRLYSCRTHPLQELLRYLPPQLDALYLSFCGLSNRGITVLSQSPAATHLRLLSLSNVEISWELSENFQTLLVSVSGTLQYLEIDDCLMTDSTLTAVIPALSRCSHLRVFSFASNPITMSVLTSLLQHLTNLTELKRVIYPVPVHCYEQLHNPRSLNRQKLSEVQAQLKAMLQVVKRNDMRWTSSPE; from the exons ATGGACAAAAACGCCCCAGCCACACTACTAGACCTTGCTGTACGAAGTCTGCTGAGTAATGAACGTGTAGCTATCCATGCCCTTGAAGAGCTCCCAAGAGTCATGTTCGCTCCGTTTTTCACTGCCGCCTTCTTGGGTGGTCATAAGAAGGTACTGAGGGAAATGGTGAGGATTTGGCCCTATCCCTGTCTCCACGTCGGGACATTGAGAGTACGGGAGTCACAATATGACAATTTCGAAGCTATGATTGACGGTCTACAGATCCTTCCTGCCCAGAACTCTTCTTCTTG GGCGCCAAAACTGAGGATTCTAGATTTAAGTCAGAATCCAGGCTGCAGGACCACATGCTCTGAGATCAGGACCacattccctttctgttttcattcatgtgttcactctCAGCACTCTATTGTGAAAACAGAAGAAACCCCACAAAGAGTTAGGTGCCCCGGAACTGTAAATTCAGAGTCTGAGCCTCAGTCATCCAGGGAACCTGTGGAATTATTAGTGAACATTTCCCTAGATAGTACCTGGAGAACAGGgcgatttctttctttacttcgaAATAAAGTAGAGCAGAGCTTTGGGTCCTTGCACCTCTGCTGCAGAGTTTTGCAATTTGATGGAAGGCTTGCCCACGAACACATCCTGCAGCTTCTGGATATGGGATGCATTGGTCACCTGAAAGTGGATGACATTTATCTGAGTCAAGTCACCACCCTTTTGGCTCAGATGACCCACCTCCACAGCCTTAGTATGTCTCACATCCGTTTTACATCTTGTGTGAGGAGACGCTTTGGGACTTTTCTCACCCATCTTGGGCAGATGAACACCCTTCAGCAGATCCGTTTGTATTCCTGCCGCACGCATCCGCTTCAGGAACTGCTCAG ATACCTGCCACCTCAGTTGGATGcattgtatctctctttctgtggacTTTCTAACAGAGGCATCACTGTCCTGTCCCAGAGCCCTGCAGCCACCCATCTAAGATTGCTGAGTCTCAGCAATGTCGAGATATCCTGGGAACTTTCTGAGAACTTCCAGACTCTGCTGGTGAGTGTCTCAGGCACCCTGCAGTATCTAGAGATAGATGATTGCCTGATGACTGATTCTACTCTCACTGCTGTCATTCCGGCCCTGAGCCGCTGTTCCCACCTCCGTGTCTTTAGCTTTGCCTCCAACCCCATTACAATGAGTGTGCTCACCAGTCTTCTGCAGCACTTAACAAACCTGACGGAGCTGAAGCGTGTAATTTATCCTGTCCCTGTCCATTGCTATGAACAATTGCATAATCCTCGCAGTTTGAACCGACAGAAGCTTTCT